Within the Pseudarthrobacter sp. W1I19 genome, the region CGTGTCGGTGACCTTCCCCGACGAACCCTGATCTTCTGGATTCTTCGGACAGATACCGCGGCGTAACCGGCCTGTAAGTCCCCGTATCTGTCCGAAAACGCAGACGGCTCTAGCCCTGGGACGTCCTGGACAGGACCCAGGTGTTGGTGCCGTCCTGCCGCTCAAACGTGACGGTGGTGACCAGCGCCTGGATCAGCGCCAAGCCCCTGCCGGACTCGGCGTCCTCGCCCGGTGTTGCCGGCTCCATGGAACCGAACGGGGGCTTGGCGTGGTAGGCACTGACCCTGGCCTGCAGCAGCGTGGGCTTGACGGTGATGTCCACTCCGAGCTCCACTGGTTCCTGGCCCGCGGGCTCCGCGTGCTGGACAATGTTCGACGCCGACTCGATGACCGCCGTCGTGAACGTCATCTGGTCCATGTCCTGCACAAAGGGGACGTCGAGCCAGAGGCTGTCCAGGTCATTGTGGACGGATTCGATGGCGTCTTCTGCCGCGAGCCCGCGGAAGCTGCGGGACGCCAGGACCTCAGTCATTGCTGAACGCCTCTTCGGCAGAGGTGTAGGAGGTGAGAACCTTGTCCATGCTGGTGAGCTGCAGGACCATCTTGACCTGCGGCTGGACAGCGGCAATTCGGAGGTCGCCGCCCGCCTGCCGGGCAGCCTTGAGGCAGCCGATCAGCGCGCCAAGGCCCGAGGAGTCCATAAACGCCGTGTTCTCCAAATTCACCACGATCCGGTTGGACCCGCCCGCGATCACATCCGTGACGAACTCGCGCAGCTTCGGCGCGGACACCATGTTCAGCCGTCCGTCCGCCTTGACCTCCGCATACGAGTCCTTGACCTCATAGCTAAACTCCATCTGGATCCCTCTCTGTAACTGCCGGATCACCGGCCGGTTCATAACCCTTGTAAAGCACTGCGCGCACCAAAATGCTCATCACCACCAGGTCGAAGATGACCCAGGCGACATTGACCAGGGTGCCGAGCGGTTCGGCCAGGCCGGCGGCAAGGCGGATAATTCCGACGACGGCCGCCACCGCCAGCAGCACCGACACCACAATCTGTGGCCGGATCAGGCTCCAGCTGGGTCCGCCGCTCTGGCGGGCCTTGGGGGTGACGGCAAAGCCCAGGGGACGGCCGAACCAGACGTTCCGGGCCGCCGTCGAGCACGCCTTGATCCAGGTGGGGAACAGGGCCAGGCTGTACTGCTGGCCGCGCCAGGTGGGGATGCCCCGGCCGGCAACCGCGAACAGCAGCTGGTTGGCCACCATGAACGGGATGAACCGGATGAAGAAGTCCCAGCTCAGGCTCGTCACCGGCAGGATGCCCAGGAGCAGGTAGATGATGGGCGCGGCGAAGTAGATCACTGCCGCGTAGCCGCTCAGGTAAGTCCACATGGTGGCGAAGTACATCAACCGCTGGCCGATCTTGAGGCCCTTCTGGACCAGCGGGTTCTCGCGGAGCAGCACTTGGATGGTGCCCTGTGCCCAGCGCAGGCGCTGGGTGAGCATGGTTTTGAGGTCCTCCGGGGCCAGCCCGTAGGCCAGGATTTCGTGGTGGTAGACGCTCTCCCAGCCCATGGCGTGCATCCGCATGGCGGTGGCCATGTCCTCGGTGACGGAGATGGTGGCCAGCGGCATCACCGGCTGCGCTTCGTCGTTGCGCTCCACGGACAGCGCGTCCAGGACGGCCTGCACGGATTCCAGGGCACCCAGCGGCGACCAGTCGCGGGCGGACATGCGCTGCACGGCGTCGTCCGCCACGACGGGAACGCCGGACTCGCCCACGTGCGCCAGTTCCATCGCCGCGATTTCTTCGAGGTCGGCCTGGAGGGCTTCGACGTCGGCCATCACCAGGGTCTGCACGGCGGCGTCCACGCGGCGGCGCACGCGGTAGGTGATCTCGCTCAGGGCCCCGCCGGCTTCGAGCTCCTGCTGGGCTTCGCGGGTGGCTGCCTCCACCTCGTCCAGCACCTGGGCCACCAGGGGAGCCTCCACGTCCGCGGACTTCCGGGCCTGCTTGATGGCGGAACGGGAGGCGGCCAGCGCCCGGCGGATGCTCTTCTCGGTTTCCTTCACGTAGCCCACGAGGCCCAGCTGCATCAGGGCCTCCCGGCGCAGGATGGCGTTGGAGCCGCAGAAGAAGGCGGCATTCCAGCCGTCCTTGCCACTGCTGGATGGGGCCGTAGAAGAGGGGCGCCTGGCTGCCCAGGGGATCGCTGGCCGGGACGTTGCTGAAGTACTGGGGCGTCTGCACCAGTGCCACCCGGCGGTTGTTGAAGTAGCCGAGGGTCTTTTCGAGGATGTCGGGCTCGGGGATCTGGTCAGCGTCCAGGATCAGGAGGAATTCGCCGTGAGTCTGCATCAGGGCGTTGTTCAGGTTTCCGGCTTTTGCGTGCCGGGGCAGGCTGGAGGTCCAGTCCTCACTGCGGGTGACATAGCCCAGGCCGTGCTGTTCTGCGAGTGCCTTGAGTTCGGGCCGGGCGCCGTCGTCCAGGATCCAGGTGCTGTGCGGGTGCCGGATCCTCTGGGCGGCCAGCGCGGTGGTCATCACCATGTCCAGGTCTTCGTTGTAGGTGGTGATGAAGACGTCCACTGTGGCGTCATGCGGTGGCGGCGGGGCGCCCTTGCGGATCTTCAGTTTCCACACCGTCATTCCGAACAGCATCACGTCGATCAGGCTGTAGGTTTCGGCGATCACCAGGGGCAGGGCGATCCACCAGGCTTCCCAGTTCAGCGATGCCGCCCAGCGCCAGGCGATGTAGTTGACGCCGGTGAAAACGGTCAGTACCACTACCAGCCGGGTCCAGAAGCGGGTCATGCCGCAGCCTGCTCCGGCAGCCGGCGGACCACAACCACAGTAACGTCGTCCTCGGCCGTTTCAGCCGGAGCGAGGGCCATA harbors:
- a CDS encoding ATP-binding protein, with protein sequence MTEVLASRSFRGLAAEDAIESVHNDLDSLWLDVPFVQDMDQMTFTTAVIESASNIVQHAEPAGQEPVELGVDITVKPTLLQARVSAYHAKPPFGSMEPATPGEDAESGRGLALIQALVTTVTFERQDGTNTWVLSRTSQG
- a CDS encoding STAS domain-containing protein, translated to MEFSYEVKDSYAEVKADGRLNMVSAPKLREFVTDVIAGGSNRIVVNLENTAFMDSSGLGALIGCLKAARQAGGDLRIAAVQPQVKMVLQLTSMDKVLTSYTSAEEAFSND